The following are from one region of the Polynucleobacter sp. MWH-CaK5 genome:
- the nagZ gene encoding beta-N-acetylhexosaminidase: protein MSKLNSFKAGPIVLDVLGKTLSKEDIRRIAHPKTGGVILFGRNYQDRAQLTALTKSIKAIRSDVMISIDHEGGRVQRCRTDGFTHLPAMKKLGDIWVNFGKKATAEHALKAMEAATAAGYVLATELRACGVDFSFTPVLDLDFGRSGVIGDRSFHRDPQIAATLAKSLNHGLQLAGMANCGKHFPGHGFAEADSHVAIPVDERSLKQIMSDDAKPYEYLGLGLASVMPAHVIYPKVDKNPAGFSKIWLQDILRKQLQFTGVIFSDDLSMEGASVAGSVVKGAKLALQAGCDQVLICNRPDLADQLLNELTYDEKAYQVSRARVQKLMPTSVAMSWAELQASPDYLRAKQLLKQLKLIA from the coding sequence ATGAGCAAATTAAATTCATTCAAAGCAGGCCCCATCGTTCTTGATGTTCTTGGCAAAACTCTTAGCAAAGAAGATATTCGCCGCATTGCTCATCCTAAAACTGGCGGTGTGATTTTATTTGGACGTAATTATCAAGACAGAGCCCAGTTAACTGCTTTAACCAAATCCATCAAGGCGATTCGCAGTGATGTGATGATCAGCATTGATCATGAGGGTGGTCGTGTGCAGCGTTGCAGAACCGATGGCTTTACACATTTGCCTGCTATGAAAAAGTTGGGTGATATTTGGGTGAACTTCGGCAAGAAAGCCACCGCAGAGCACGCTTTAAAGGCCATGGAGGCTGCAACAGCAGCTGGCTATGTGTTGGCAACAGAATTAAGAGCTTGTGGCGTGGATTTTAGTTTCACACCTGTGTTGGATTTGGACTTTGGTCGCAGTGGTGTGATTGGTGATCGTTCGTTTCATCGTGACCCACAAATTGCAGCCACACTGGCTAAGAGCTTGAATCATGGTTTGCAATTGGCGGGCATGGCGAACTGCGGCAAACATTTTCCAGGACATGGTTTTGCCGAAGCAGATTCGCATGTGGCCATTCCTGTCGATGAGCGTTCTTTGAAGCAAATCATGAGTGATGATGCAAAACCTTATGAGTACTTAGGTCTTGGTTTGGCATCAGTGATGCCAGCTCACGTCATTTATCCGAAGGTTGATAAAAATCCAGCAGGCTTTTCTAAGATTTGGTTACAAGATATCTTAAGAAAGCAGTTACAGTTCACTGGTGTGATTTTTAGTGATGATCTATCGATGGAAGGTGCTTCAGTAGCTGGAAGCGTGGTCAAAGGCGCTAAGCTAGCTCTTCAAGCAGGGTGTGATCAAGTGTTGATTTGTAATCGCCCGGATTTGGCAGATCAGTTGCTCAATGAACTGACCTATGATGAAAAAGCGTATCAAGTGTCACGCGCAAGGGTTCAGAAATTGATGCCAACATCTGTTGCGATGTCTTGGGCGGAGTTACAAGCCAGTCCGGATTACCTAAGAGCAAAGCAACTTCTTAAACAGCTGAAATTGATTGCTTAA
- a CDS encoding YeeE/YedE thiosulfate transporter family protein, with the protein MSEQVQNKGGESSGWSPYLAGALVGLLAIISVYLTTTLMGKSNYLGASTTFVRAAGLLFQSVDPAHVAENAYYLKEKVKVDWQFMMIIGIFFGALISSLMDKSFKLEAVPPTWEKRFGASVGKRAIFSFLGGIVAMIGARMADGCPSGHGLSGMMQLSMSSFIALAFFFGAGALVANLMYRKGQ; encoded by the coding sequence ATGTCAGAACAAGTCCAAAACAAGGGTGGGGAGTCCTCTGGTTGGAGTCCTTATCTAGCTGGAGCATTGGTGGGGCTCTTGGCAATCATTTCGGTTTACCTCACCACGACTTTGATGGGTAAGTCTAACTATCTAGGAGCTTCAACAACGTTTGTGAGAGCGGCTGGTTTGTTATTCCAAAGTGTGGATCCAGCTCACGTTGCTGAAAATGCTTACTACCTCAAAGAAAAAGTGAAGGTGGATTGGCAGTTCATGATGATCATCGGTATTTTCTTTGGTGCCTTGATTTCTTCATTGATGGATAAAAGTTTCAAGTTAGAAGCAGTTCCACCAACATGGGAAAAACGTTTCGGTGCGTCGGTTGGTAAGCGCGCCATTTTTTCATTCTTGGGTGGCATTGTTGCAATGATTGGCGCACGCATGGCCGATGGTTGTCCAAGTGGTCACGGATTGAGCGGCATGATGCAGCTTTCCATGAGTTCATTCATCGCCTTGGCTTTCTTCTTTGGTGCCGGTGCTTTAGTTGCTAACTTGATGTACAGAAAGGGGCAATAA
- a CDS encoding YeeE/YedE thiosulfate transporter family protein, whose amino-acid sequence MSTEQILGLVTGIFFGFLLQKGRVLRYDKQVGAMLFKDMTIFKFMLSAIIVGMFGILAMHDMGIIKLSHKAMNVGAILVGGSLFGIGWAVMGFCPGTSVGAIGEGRWHSVFGAIGMIVGAGIYAELFPFFKSTVLSWADFGKIGLPEVLGINHWVIAVIFTIITLIMFRWFEKKGI is encoded by the coding sequence ATGTCTACAGAACAAATATTAGGATTGGTGACAGGTATCTTTTTTGGCTTCTTATTGCAAAAAGGCCGTGTACTTCGTTACGACAAACAAGTGGGTGCAATGCTGTTTAAAGACATGACGATTTTTAAGTTCATGTTGTCAGCAATCATCGTGGGTATGTTTGGTATTTTGGCCATGCATGACATGGGCATCATCAAACTCAGCCATAAAGCCATGAACGTCGGTGCTATTTTGGTGGGCGGCTCATTGTTTGGTATTGGTTGGGCAGTGATGGGCTTTTGCCCAGGCACATCGGTTGGTGCGATTGGTGAAGGCCGTTGGCACTCTGTATTTGGTGCGATTGGCATGATTGTGGGTGCTGGTATTTATGCTGAGTTATTCCCATTCTTTAAATCCACCGTTTTATCTTGGGCTGATTTTGGCAAGATTGGTTTGCCTGAAGTATTGGGTATCAATCACTGGGTGATTGCTGTGATTTTCACGATCATCACTTTGATCATGTTCAGATGGTTTGAGAAAAAAGGCATCTAA
- the efp gene encoding elongation factor P has product MKIAQELRVGNVVMLNGQPLVIQKSEYSRSGRNAAVVKMKFKNLITEAPNEGIFKADDKFEVVILERKECTYSYFADPMYAFMDTEFNQYEVEKDNMGDALNYLEDAMPVEVVFYEGKALSVELPTIVIREITYTEPAVKGDTSSGRVLKNAKIATGYELQVPLFCSEGDKIEIDTRTGEYRSRAN; this is encoded by the coding sequence ATGAAAATTGCTCAAGAACTCCGCGTAGGTAACGTTGTAATGTTGAATGGCCAACCTTTGGTGATTCAGAAATCAGAATACAGCCGTTCAGGTCGTAATGCTGCAGTGGTGAAGATGAAGTTCAAGAACTTGATCACCGAAGCACCTAACGAAGGCATTTTTAAAGCTGATGACAAATTTGAAGTTGTGATCTTGGAGCGCAAAGAGTGCACATACTCTTACTTCGCAGATCCAATGTATGCATTCATGGACACAGAATTCAACCAGTATGAAGTTGAAAAAGACAACATGGGTGACGCCTTGAATTACTTAGAAGATGCGATGCCAGTTGAAGTAGTTTTTTACGAAGGTAAAGCATTGTCTGTTGAATTGCCAACCATTGTTATTCGTGAAATCACTTACACAGAGCCAGCTGTTAAGGGCGACACAAGCTCAGGCCGTGTATTGAAGAATGCAAAGATTGCTACAGGCTACGAACTACAAGTTCCATTGTTCTGCAGCGAAGGTGACAAGATCGAGATCGATACACGCACTGGCGAATACCGCAGCCGCGCTAACTAA
- the earP gene encoding elongation factor P maturation arginine rhamnosyltransferase EarP — protein MRWDIFCQIVDNYGDAGVCWRLARALSRLSSSSVNTVSSVECDDSRIRLFCDDLNVLNVIAHGDAVAHGASLGIEVLPWSAAESPAVLASVGDVVIEAFACHLPQPYIEAMVQKASNQAPIWINLEYLTAETWADDMHLMPSPQNNGLNKYFYFPGFTPKTGGVLLGDWHEVTSDKKTSPPNSLALVLQSCRPASKKISVFNYKQAPLDAWLSSVNQTAFAHGDQVDVFLCADQNVSAATQKVFSLEGSAVKLIQLPFIPQEDYDYLLSICDMNLVRGEDSFVRAQWAGKPFIWDIYPQSDLAHEIKLEAFLDRYFEGASPELRAFGMSAMKWAPAEGWWPHLNALTQHSKDWADKLVALGHLEGKILDFVKSQEISR, from the coding sequence ATGCGTTGGGATATCTTTTGTCAAATCGTCGATAACTATGGTGATGCTGGTGTTTGCTGGCGTCTGGCCAGGGCCTTGTCACGATTATCGTCCTCATCTGTTAATACTGTAAGTTCTGTTGAATGTGATGATAGTCGTATTCGTTTATTTTGCGATGATTTAAATGTTTTAAATGTGATCGCCCATGGAGATGCCGTGGCTCATGGGGCAAGTTTAGGCATCGAGGTCTTACCTTGGTCCGCTGCTGAATCACCAGCTGTTTTAGCTTCAGTGGGTGATGTGGTGATTGAGGCCTTTGCCTGTCACTTACCGCAACCCTATATTGAGGCCATGGTTCAAAAGGCGTCTAATCAGGCACCGATTTGGATCAATCTTGAATACCTCACGGCAGAAACTTGGGCAGACGACATGCACTTGATGCCATCGCCACAAAACAATGGGCTTAACAAGTATTTTTATTTCCCAGGCTTCACCCCTAAAACAGGTGGTGTGCTCTTAGGTGATTGGCACGAAGTTACTTCTGATAAAAAGACATCACCGCCCAACTCTTTGGCTTTGGTGCTTCAGTCATGTCGACCTGCATCTAAAAAAATATCTGTTTTCAATTACAAACAAGCGCCTTTGGATGCATGGCTCAGCTCAGTAAACCAAACTGCCTTTGCTCATGGTGATCAGGTCGACGTGTTTTTGTGTGCAGATCAAAATGTGTCAGCTGCAACACAAAAAGTATTTTCTTTAGAAGGTTCGGCAGTGAAGTTAATTCAACTGCCCTTCATCCCTCAAGAGGACTACGATTACCTACTATCTATTTGCGACATGAACTTGGTCCGTGGAGAAGATTCTTTTGTTCGCGCCCAATGGGCAGGCAAACCATTCATTTGGGACATCTATCCGCAGTCTGATTTGGCTCATGAAATCAAATTAGAAGCGTTTTTAGACCGTTATTTTGAAGGCGCCTCCCCCGAATTGAGAGCTTTTGGCATGTCAGCCATGAAATGGGCTCCCGCTGAAGGCTGGTGGCCTCATTTAAATGCTTTGACCCAGCATTCCAAGGACTGGGCCGATAAGTTAGTAGCTTTAGGTCATTTAGAGGGTAAAATCTTAGACTTTGTGAAATCTCAGGAAATATCGCGATGA
- the uvrC gene encoding excinuclease ABC subunit UvrC, producing MSNETPESLLNDVKKLPGLPGVYRFFDEAGQILYVGKAKDLKKRVNSYFQRNLSSPRIERMVTRIRSLETTVTRTETEALILENNLIKELSPPFNILFRDDKSYPYVMLSGHQYPRLAYYRGRVDKRHQYYGPFPNSWAVRNSIQILQKVFQIRTCEDTIFKNRSRPCLLHQIHRCSAPCVGRITEQNYAQDIQKAVQFLEGDHASVMAEFEQAMQSYSDNMQFEQAAMMRDRIADLSQVLQQQSMDTVADGEGDVDILAIAMKGGLACINLAMVRGGRHLGDRAYFPKMGRFKEDAMPNSDEVMQAFITQHYLSDDAESLKLIPKVMVIQDFSDSPENDELQELLNSKANKKVQILKQPQGQRKHWLIMAQNNAELALTKRLTEAGGQETRTRSLIEVLNLDLENAEDLRIECFDISHTSGEATQASCVVYQKHDMQSGEYRRFNINDIIPGDDYAAMRQVLHRRYANFQEIPPEKQPHIVLVDGGKGQVSMAKEVFDELGLDIHMIVGIAKGEGRKVGLETLIFADQREPMTLGLESPALLLTAQIRDEAHRFAITGMRAKRQKTRNVSRLEEIEGIGAKRRQKLLARFGGLKGVTSATIEELQQVEGISKALAEIIYKQLH from the coding sequence ATGTCGAATGAGACCCCTGAATCCCTCTTAAATGATGTTAAAAAATTACCTGGTTTGCCAGGTGTTTATCGCTTTTTCGATGAAGCAGGACAAATCTTATACGTTGGCAAGGCCAAAGACTTAAAAAAGCGCGTCAACAGTTATTTTCAGCGCAATCTGTCATCGCCGCGCATTGAGCGCATGGTCACCAGAATTCGTTCATTAGAGACCACAGTTACTCGCACAGAAACCGAAGCTTTGATTCTAGAGAACAATCTGATCAAAGAACTGTCACCGCCATTCAACATCTTATTCAGAGATGATAAGTCTTACCCGTATGTGATGCTCTCTGGTCATCAGTATCCACGTTTGGCTTATTACCGTGGCCGGGTGGATAAGCGCCATCAGTATTACGGACCGTTTCCGAATTCATGGGCGGTTAGAAACAGCATTCAGATTCTGCAAAAAGTGTTTCAAATAAGAACCTGTGAAGACACTATTTTTAAAAATAGAAGCAGACCTTGTTTATTGCATCAGATCCATCGGTGCAGTGCGCCTTGCGTGGGCAGAATCACCGAGCAAAATTATGCTCAAGACATCCAAAAGGCTGTTCAATTTTTAGAGGGTGATCACGCCAGTGTCATGGCCGAGTTCGAGCAGGCGATGCAGTCCTACAGTGACAACATGCAGTTTGAACAAGCTGCCATGATGCGCGACCGAATCGCTGATTTGTCACAAGTGCTACAACAACAATCCATGGACACTGTGGCTGATGGTGAAGGCGATGTTGATATCTTGGCCATTGCGATGAAGGGTGGCTTGGCTTGTATTAATTTGGCCATGGTGCGAGGTGGTCGTCATTTGGGTGATAGAGCTTACTTTCCAAAAATGGGGCGCTTCAAAGAAGATGCCATGCCCAATAGTGATGAAGTCATGCAAGCATTCATCACCCAACACTATTTGAGTGATGACGCTGAATCTTTGAAGCTCATTCCTAAAGTCATGGTCATTCAAGACTTCAGTGATTCTCCAGAAAATGATGAGTTACAAGAGCTTCTAAATTCCAAAGCCAATAAAAAGGTACAGATCCTCAAGCAACCGCAAGGTCAACGCAAGCATTGGTTGATCATGGCGCAGAACAATGCTGAATTGGCTTTGACGAAACGACTCACAGAAGCTGGTGGGCAAGAAACCAGAACGCGATCATTGATTGAGGTGCTCAACCTTGATCTTGAAAATGCTGAAGATTTGCGCATTGAATGTTTTGACATCAGCCACACCTCAGGTGAAGCCACTCAAGCCAGTTGTGTGGTTTATCAAAAGCACGACATGCAAAGTGGCGAGTACCGCCGCTTTAATATCAATGACATCATTCCAGGTGATGACTATGCGGCGATGCGCCAAGTGCTTCACAGGCGTTATGCCAACTTTCAAGAAATACCTCCTGAGAAACAGCCTCACATTGTTTTAGTCGATGGTGGTAAAGGGCAGGTCAGTATGGCCAAGGAAGTCTTTGATGAATTGGGTTTGGATATTCACATGATTGTCGGCATTGCCAAAGGTGAGGGTAGGAAAGTTGGTTTAGAAACTCTCATCTTTGCTGATCAACGTGAACCCATGACCCTCGGCTTAGAAAGTCCTGCACTTTTGCTCACTGCTCAAATCAGGGATGAGGCTCATCGTTTTGCTATTACTGGCATGAGGGCCAAGAGACAGAAAACCAGAAACGTCTCGCGCCTAGAAGAGATTGAAGGCATAGGGGCTAAGAGACGTCAAAAACTTTTGGCTCGATTCGGTGGACTAAAAGGCGTCACCAGTGCCACCATTGAAGAGCTTCAGCAAGTGGAAGGTATTTCAAAGGCCTTGGCTGAGATTATTTATAAACAATTGCACTGA
- a CDS encoding DNA-binding transcriptional regulator, producing MVRKVKAKTDILAAVHETANDLHELGFIDKRKMHKYNLLCLQPIPDYDSKKIRKLRSQLHLSQSVLAAVLNTSLSTVQKWEIGEKHPSGSSLKLLHLLERKGLEAVL from the coding sequence ATGGTCCGTAAAGTGAAGGCTAAAACAGACATCTTGGCCGCCGTTCATGAAACAGCAAATGACTTACATGAATTAGGCTTTATAGATAAAAGAAAAATGCATAAATACAATTTGCTGTGCCTGCAGCCAATACCTGACTATGACAGCAAAAAGATTCGTAAACTCAGAAGCCAATTGCATCTGAGTCAATCCGTACTGGCAGCAGTTTTAAATACCAGCTTGTCTACAGTTCAAAAATGGGAAATTGGAGAAAAGCATCCGAGTGGCTCATCACTAAAACTACTTCACTTACTAGAAAGAAAAGGACTTGAAGCAGTTTTGTAA
- the pgsA gene encoding CDP-diacylglycerol--glycerol-3-phosphate 3-phosphatidyltransferase: MPFNLPIFLTWLRVATIPLVVGIFYLPESWLSIDEKNLWATIFFVGAAITDWLDGYLARKWGQVSAFGAFLDPVADKLMVAAALLVLLNFDRVEVWVALVIIGREITISALREWMAQIGASKSVAVHFVGKLKTAAQLIAIPFLLFNDTLFNLFHTKTIGKPLIWIAAVLTVWSMFYYLQKAWPMIKAKADL, translated from the coding sequence ATGCCCTTTAATTTACCGATCTTCCTCACTTGGTTACGCGTTGCGACCATACCTTTGGTGGTTGGTATCTTTTACTTGCCTGAATCTTGGTTGAGTATTGATGAGAAAAACCTGTGGGCAACTATTTTCTTTGTGGGTGCAGCCATCACAGATTGGTTAGATGGTTATTTGGCTCGTAAGTGGGGTCAGGTATCTGCTTTTGGCGCATTCTTAGATCCAGTCGCAGACAAACTCATGGTGGCCGCAGCTCTTTTAGTACTTCTTAACTTTGATCGTGTAGAAGTTTGGGTGGCATTGGTCATCATTGGTCGCGAAATCACAATCTCAGCTTTAAGAGAGTGGATGGCTCAAATTGGCGCATCGAAGAGTGTGGCCGTGCACTTTGTGGGTAAGCTCAAAACAGCTGCCCAACTGATAGCGATTCCATTCTTGCTCTTTAACGACACATTGTTCAATCTATTCCATACCAAAACGATTGGTAAGCCTTTGATTTGGATTGCTGCTGTTCTGACAGTTTGGTCGATGTTCTATTACCTACAGAAGGCTTGGCCGATGATCAAGGCCAAAGCGGACCTTTGA
- a CDS encoding EamA family transporter, which produces MTWQLILLVLAGAMLHAGWNVSVKSSTDKTLETGLIHLFCSIIAMPIAFYFGAPPQECWPFLLISVLIHLGYYFTLANAYHHGELGLAYPLMRGTAPLFVAIGSYFIIPESTMSIWGWSGVFLICVGVILIGISAGLMRHKHAILIAMLNAILIASYTLADAAGIRISENPIQYIASLFAIDGWLFCAWVFLLKKKVAFEYAKKRWIYALGGASASITSYSIALWAMTVAPVAAIAALRETSVLFAILFGAWFLNEKINSRRLLSIFMIVLGAMAIRFST; this is translated from the coding sequence ATGACTTGGCAACTTATTTTATTAGTTCTTGCTGGTGCAATGCTTCATGCGGGATGGAATGTTTCCGTAAAATCAAGTACCGATAAAACTTTAGAAACCGGCTTAATACATTTATTTTGCTCAATTATTGCAATGCCAATTGCGTTTTATTTTGGAGCACCTCCTCAGGAGTGCTGGCCATTTTTACTTATCTCAGTGTTGATACATTTGGGATACTACTTCACGTTAGCCAACGCTTATCACCATGGGGAATTGGGTCTTGCCTACCCCCTCATGAGAGGAACTGCCCCTTTGTTTGTGGCTATTGGATCTTATTTTATTATCCCCGAAAGCACTATGAGTATTTGGGGATGGTCTGGCGTTTTTTTAATTTGCGTAGGAGTTATATTAATTGGGATTTCAGCAGGCTTGATGCGACACAAGCATGCAATCCTAATCGCGATGCTTAATGCAATTTTGATTGCATCCTACACCCTAGCAGATGCAGCTGGCATAAGAATCTCTGAAAATCCCATTCAATATATTGCATCCTTATTTGCCATTGATGGTTGGTTGTTTTGTGCTTGGGTATTTTTACTTAAAAAGAAAGTGGCCTTTGAATATGCAAAAAAGCGGTGGATTTATGCACTTGGGGGTGCTTCCGCATCAATCACCTCTTACTCTATCGCATTGTGGGCCATGACTGTAGCGCCTGTTGCTGCAATCGCCGCACTTAGAGAAACATCTGTTCTTTTTGCTATCTTATTTGGAGCTTGGTTTTTAAATGAAAAAATCAACAGCCGACGTTTACTAAGTATTTTTATGATTGTTCTTGGCGCTATGGCTATAAGGTTTTCAACTTAA
- a CDS encoding LysR substrate-binding domain-containing protein yields MRLTQLRSFHAVAKAGGFTGGSKLLHISQPTVTTQVRFLEESYGIELFVRKGHSVKLTPLGDKLFTLTQKIFAIEDEAIHFLKDAGDLKTGQLTISAVGPFHVTEMLTSFNKKFPDIKVRVQVGNSESVLNMVKNYDADIAVLAHFTDDPTFLSTPYSTNPIVLFVNKHHRFANKKTIKLNELNNEPMILREDGSTTRKAFDELCRKKKVYPKIMMEIGSREAIREAVIKGIGVSVVSEFEYIPDPDICKIPFSDASIYTHAHVVCLKERKDARLVKAFLEIVSKLKIDNGSLP; encoded by the coding sequence ATGAGATTGACACAATTACGGTCATTCCATGCGGTAGCAAAGGCTGGTGGTTTTACTGGAGGGTCAAAATTACTACATATCAGCCAACCCACAGTAACTACTCAGGTTAGATTTCTTGAGGAATCTTATGGAATTGAGCTGTTTGTTAGAAAGGGGCATTCAGTAAAACTTACTCCACTCGGAGATAAATTATTTACCCTAACTCAAAAAATATTTGCTATTGAAGATGAAGCCATTCACTTTTTGAAAGATGCAGGTGATTTAAAAACTGGTCAACTAACTATCAGCGCAGTAGGACCTTTTCATGTCACTGAGATGCTAACCAGCTTCAATAAAAAATTTCCTGACATTAAAGTCAGAGTGCAAGTTGGTAACTCTGAGTCCGTTCTAAATATGGTTAAAAACTATGATGCGGACATTGCCGTGCTGGCACACTTCACAGATGATCCCACTTTTCTATCAACGCCCTACAGCACAAACCCCATTGTTCTTTTTGTCAACAAGCATCATCGATTTGCCAATAAAAAAACAATCAAGCTTAACGAACTTAACAATGAGCCTATGATCTTGAGAGAGGATGGTTCAACCACTAGAAAAGCTTTTGACGAATTATGTCGAAAAAAGAAAGTGTATCCAAAAATTATGATGGAAATTGGAAGTCGAGAAGCAATTCGCGAAGCAGTCATTAAGGGAATTGGGGTTAGTGTAGTTTCAGAATTTGAGTACATTCCTGATCCTGATATTTGTAAAATTCCATTTTCTGACGCATCAATCTATACGCATGCTCATGTCGTTTGTCTCAAAGAAAGAAAGGATGCTCGACTTGTAAAAGCATTTTTAGAAATAGTTTCAAAATTAAAAATAGATAATGGCTCATTACCATGA
- the phnD gene encoding phosphonate ABC transporter substrate-binding protein: protein MKVRNLFYKTLFSFLTAGFLVSPLVVHAQQKEITIGLIPSEDSRAMIAQSKAMMDKLSAALGMPVKPFVAADYNGVIEALRSKRLDVAYLGPFSYVLGATIAPIEAFAVAETKKAGRTSYQSVIIAHKDSGIKSLDDLKGKTFAFVDPSSTSGHLFPKAGLIKSGFNPDKNLGRVIFSGSHDSSAIAVQNKKIDAAAVADRILDAAISKGIVKKEDIVIVWKSDPIPESPTVWRKDLSPELKNKIQAAFLEVKDIPWSDQGTLNGFHPTNDAAYDIIRDTAKILNLDLKKMK, encoded by the coding sequence ATGAAAGTCAGAAATTTGTTTTACAAGACACTTTTTAGTTTTTTAACTGCAGGGTTCTTAGTCAGCCCTCTTGTTGTTCATGCGCAACAAAAAGAAATAACAATCGGACTGATACCATCCGAAGATTCCCGGGCAATGATTGCGCAAAGTAAAGCCATGATGGATAAATTATCTGCTGCCCTTGGAATGCCGGTAAAGCCATTTGTTGCTGCTGATTACAACGGAGTCATTGAAGCGCTTCGGTCTAAGAGATTAGACGTAGCATATTTAGGACCTTTTTCTTATGTTCTAGGTGCAACTATTGCTCCAATAGAAGCTTTTGCTGTAGCTGAAACAAAGAAAGCTGGTAGAACTTCTTATCAAAGCGTCATCATTGCTCATAAAGATAGTGGCATTAAATCGCTTGATGACCTGAAAGGTAAAACCTTTGCTTTTGTTGATCCAAGTTCAACTTCAGGCCATTTATTTCCTAAAGCTGGATTAATTAAATCAGGATTTAATCCTGATAAAAATCTTGGCAGAGTGATTTTTTCAGGATCTCATGATTCAAGTGCTATTGCAGTTCAAAATAAGAAAATTGATGCAGCAGCCGTTGCCGATCGAATTCTAGATGCCGCAATTTCAAAGGGAATAGTCAAAAAAGAAGATATTGTGATTGTCTGGAAATCAGATCCAATTCCAGAGTCACCAACGGTATGGAGAAAAGATCTTTCACCAGAATTGAAAAATAAAATTCAGGCGGCATTCCTGGAAGTTAAGGATATTCCTTGGTCAGATCAGGGAACACTTAACGGATTTCATCCAACCAATGATGCTGCTTACGACATTATTCGTGATACAGCCAAAATTTTAAATCTTGATTTGAAGAAAATGAAATGA
- the phnC gene encoding phosphonate ABC transporter ATP-binding protein codes for MIEIKGLNKNFGDFAALSDINLSVAQGEFLVILGPSGAGKSTLLRCINRLTEPSSGKIIVCGQESSSDSAGLRKLRCNVAMIFQHYNVVPRLMVLKNVLTGRLGSMPSFLSLFQIFPKKDVEIARQCLKRVELLDKARLRTDTLSGGQKQRVGIARALAQNPKVILADEPVASLDPKTSRTVLNYLKQASSDLGIAVICNLHQVDYAKEFAQRIVGVSAGRIVYDGPPEELTDEILQIIYPDGDTSVESPLND; via the coding sequence ATGATTGAAATTAAAGGCTTAAATAAAAATTTTGGAGATTTTGCAGCGCTTTCTGATATCAATTTATCGGTAGCTCAAGGTGAATTCTTGGTTATTCTAGGGCCTTCTGGGGCAGGTAAGTCTACTTTACTACGTTGCATTAATAGGCTCACAGAACCCAGCAGCGGAAAAATCATAGTTTGCGGACAGGAATCATCCTCCGATTCTGCAGGTTTAAGAAAGCTAAGATGTAATGTTGCAATGATTTTTCAGCATTACAACGTGGTACCTCGTTTAATGGTCTTGAAAAATGTTTTAACTGGAAGGCTTGGTTCTATGCCATCTTTTCTTTCCTTGTTTCAAATTTTTCCTAAAAAAGATGTAGAGATAGCAAGGCAATGCTTAAAAAGGGTTGAATTATTAGATAAGGCTAGACTCAGAACCGATACATTGTCAGGTGGGCAAAAGCAACGTGTTGGCATTGCGCGAGCTCTAGCACAAAATCCTAAAGTCATTTTGGCTGATGAACCAGTAGCTAGTCTAGATCCAAAAACATCAAGAACAGTTCTTAATTATTTAAAACAGGCAAGTAGCGATTTGGGCATTGCAGTTATTTGCAATCTACATCAAGTTGATTATGCAAAAGAGTTTGCTCAAAGAATTGTGGGTGTTTCTGCTGGAAGGATAGTCTATGACGGGCCACCTGAGGAGTTAACAGATGAAATACTCCAAATCATTTATCCAGATGGTGACACATCAGTTGAATCACCACTTAACGACTGA